In Calliopsis andreniformis isolate RMS-2024a chromosome 8, iyCalAndr_principal, whole genome shotgun sequence, one DNA window encodes the following:
- the LOC143182351 gene encoding uncharacterized protein LOC143182351, whose protein sequence is MLNVACVRRSMSVPRLVSPDPCQRLWDFGGTPSLVSVQTMRCVIRNIHRGLSTSGQLDPSTPVTTDKHQMKTSHSDAAGVSGALLESTESSLGDEHSLCGFLYTMQLPNSEWG, encoded by the exons ATGCTGAACGTGGCTTGCGTGAGACGTTCCATG TCTGTTCCTAGATTAGTCTCCCCTGACCCATGTCAAAGGCTTTGGGACTTCGGGGGTACGCCATCGTTGGTCAGTGTTCAGACCATGCGCTGCGTGATACGAAACATCCATCGAGGGCTGTCAACAAGTGGACAACTTGACCCTTCAACGCCCGTGACCACTGATAA ACACCAGATGAAAACATCGCATTCAGATGCAGCTGGAGTCTCTGGAGCATTACTGGAGTCCACTGAATCCTCCTTGGGTGATGAACACAGTTTGTGTGGGTTTCTATACACTATGCAGCTACCGAATAGTGAATG